Proteins from a single region of Corvus moneduloides isolate bCorMon1 chromosome 19, bCorMon1.pri, whole genome shotgun sequence:
- the ENGASE gene encoding cytosolic endo-beta-N-acetylglucosaminidase, which yields MAEAPEGPARRGRRTGTEAGAGAEEPAEAEAERAGRRRRSFQPAADIQGTTVLHDTISDRPQPLPARYFDTKTTEPISFFLSGLEELLAWQPNSNDEFNVSAVPLAKRQPPLHSRRPRTLVCHDMRGGYLEDRFIQGSATRNPYVFYHWRYIDIFVYFSHHTVTIPPVVWTNAAHRNGVPVLGTFITEWTDGEKLCEAFLAGGEEAYGTVAEQLARIAQHYRFDGWLVNIENTLSAAAVGNLPLFLRDLTAQVHSAVPGGLVIWYDSVLKDGTLKWQNELNDENRMFFDACDGLFTNYNWKEEQLQRTQQLAGPRQNDIYVGVDVFARGDVIGGGFDTDKSLRLIRQYGLSAAIFAPGWVYEHLGKENFLQNENRFWGSLAEYLPTHSICTLPLTTSFSLGMGTSTFLDGKDEESGPWYDLSAQDIQPLYPELQGRLSTSCCLQDAWCGGSSLQLQGTIPPGEERVAVRLFSLQMPAPPKLFLTLLYKLEGPQPDDFTVALEVTTWDSGICLEGNPTSLPEPNGRHYPRFLPAPPPGLAKLLAACHRGSHGWTSRCYELELQDCSLRDLSVIVSRQQPSLEETSFTCLLGEVRVLDMASMAASPAQVHNVLASQLWWQEGPEPEQLSLSLTLRWSFPPGCARWFRVLSQGAQCRLGQTAPQLLGLAQGCLFRAVGLSVLRPAPGESCRLELLVEPILQDELPVDPDRWGRLVLVYSAPGSGTSSDGH from the exons aTGGCGGAGGCGCCGGAGGGGCCCGCGCGGCGCGGGAGGAGAACGGGAACCgaggccggggccggggcggaggAGCCGGCGGAGGCGGAGGCGGagcgggccgggcggcggcggcggag CTTCCAGCCGGCGGCGGACATCCAGGGAACCACTGTCCTGCACGACACCATCAGCGACCGCCCGCAGCCCCTGCCAG CAAGGTACTTCGACACGAAGACGACGGAGCCCATCAGCTTCTTCTTGTCCGGACTGGAGGAACTGCTGGCCTGGCAGCCCAACAGCAATGACGAGTTCAACGTGTCAGCCGTGCCTCTGGCCAAGCGCCAGCCCCCACTCCACAGCAGGAGGCCCCGGACACTGGTGTGCCATGACATGCGTGGCGGCTACTTGGAGGACAG gtTCATCCAGGGCTCGGCCACACGCAACCCCTATGTCTTCTACCACTGGCGCTACATCGACATCTTTGTCTACTTCAGCCACCACACTGTCACCATCCCGCCCGTGGTCTGGACCAATGCAGCACACCGGAacggtgtccctgtgctgg GCACATTCATCACGGAGTGGACAGATGGGGAGAAGCTGTGTGAGGCGTTCCTGGCCGGTGGGGAGGAGGCCTACGGCACCGTGGCCGAGCAGCTGGCCCGCATTGCCCAGCACTACCGCTTCGATGGCTGGCTGGTCAACATAGAGAACACGCTGAGC GCGGCAGCGGTGGGGAACCTGCCGCTCTTCCTGCGGGACCTGACAGCACAGGTGCACAGCGCCGTGCCAGGAGGACTGGTGATCTGGTATGACAGCGTCCTGAAGGATGGCACTCTGAAGTGGCAGAATGAGCTGAACGATGAGAATAG GATGTTCTTTGATGCCTGTGATGGGCTGTTCACCAACTACAACTggaaggaggagcagctgcagcgcACGCAACAACTTGCCGGGCCACGCCAAAACGACATCTATGTCGGCGTTGATGTCTTTGCCCGTGGGGATGTGATTGGTGGTGGCTTTGACACTGACAAG TCCCTGCGCCTGATCCGGCAGTATGGCCTCTCCGCAGCCATCTTCGCTCCTGGCTGGGTCTATGAGCACCTGGGGAAGGAAAACTTCCTGCAGAACGAGAACAG GTTCTGGGGCTCGCTGGCTGAATACCTGCCCACGCACAGCATTTGCACACTGCCCCTCACCACCTCCTTCAGCCTGGGCATGGGCACCAGCACGTTCCTGGATGGGAAG GATGAAGAGTCTGGGCCCTGGTATGACCTGAGCGCGCAGGACATCCAGCCACTGTACCCAGAACTCCAGGGCAGGCTGagcaccagctgctgcctgcaggacGCCTGGTGCGggggcagctccctgcagctgcaggggacCATCCCCCCCGGCGAGGAGCGCGTGGCTGTCCG CCTCTTCTCTTTGCAGATGCCGGCCCCTCCCAAGCTCTTCCTGACCCTGCTCTACAAGCTGGAGGGGCCACAGCCTGATGACTTCACAGTGGCACTGGAGGTCACCACCTGGGACTCAGGGATCTGCCTTGAGGGCAACCCCACCTCCCTGCCCG AGCCCAACGGCCGGCACTACCCCCGGTTCCTGCCGGCACCGCCACCCGGCCTCGCCAAGCTGCTCGCCGCCTGCCACCGTGGCTCCCATGGCTGGACCAGCCG GTGCTatgagctggagctgcaggactgCAGCCTACGAGACCTCTCTGTGATTGTGTCCCgccagcagcccagcctggaggagacGTCCTTCACCTGCCTCCTCGGGGAGGTCCGG GTGCTGGACATGGCCAGCATGGCAGCCTCCCCAGCGCAGGTGCACAACGTGCTGGCCTCGCAGCTCTGGTGGCAGGAGGGCCCTGAGCCTGAGCAGCTCTCGCTCAGCCTCACCCTGCGCTGGTCCTTCCCGCCCGGCTGTGCCAGATGGTTCCGTGTCCTGAGCCAGGGTGCCCAGTGCCGCCTGGGCCAGACAGCAccgcagctgctggggctggcccAGGGCTGCCTGTTCCGTGCTGTGGGGCTGTCGGTGCTGCGCCCAGCGCCTGGAGAGTCCTGccggctggagctgctggtggagcCAATACTGCAGGATGAGCTGCCTGTGGACCCTGACCGCTGGGGCCGCCTCGTGCTGGTCTATTCTGCGCCAGGCAGCGGCACCAGCTCAGATGGGCATTAA
- the RBFOX3 gene encoding RNA binding protein fox-1 homolog 3 isoform X3, producing MLCSMANSGCLLVSNSGMLPHSLPCPPAFLYLQQGNQDATAPPDAMAQPYPPAQYPPPPQNGIPAEYAPPHPHPTQDYSGQSTVPEHAMTLYTPAQSHTEQPGTDASTQSIAGTQTVPQTDEAAQTDSQQLHSSDNTEKQQPKRLHVSNIPFRFRDPDLRQMFGQFGKILDVEIIFNERGSKGFGFVTFETSTDADRAREKLNGTIVEGRKIEVNNATARVMTNKKVANPYTNGWKLNPVVGAVYGPEFYAVTGFPYPTTGTAVAYRGAHLRGRGRAVYNTFRAAPPPPPIPTYGAVVYQDGFYGAEIYGGYAAYRYAQPAAAAAAYSDSYGRVYAAADPYHHTIGPAATYSIGTM from the exons GGTAACCAGGACGCCACGGCTCCACCAGACGCGATGGCTCAACCCTACCCCCCGGCCCAGTACCCCCCGCCCCCCCAGAACGGGATCCCCGCAGAGTACGCACCACCACACCCCCACCCCACGCAGGACTACTCGGGGCAGAGCACAGTACCGGAGCACGCCATGACCCTCTAcacaccagcacagagccacaCCGAGCAGCCAGGCACCGACGCCAGCACACAGTCCATAGCAGGGACACAGACGGTACCG CAGACAGACGAGGCGGCACAGACAGACAGCCAGCAGCTACACTCCTCAGACaacacagagaagcagcagcccaaGAGGTTACACGTCTCCAACATTCCCTTTCGATTCCGGGACCCTGACCTGCGGCAAATGTTTGGG CAATTCGGGAAAATTCTGGATGTGGAGATCATTTTCAATGAGCGGGGCTCCAAG GGTTTTGGGTTTGTAACTTTTGAAACTAGCACAGATGCCGACCGGGCACGGGAGAAGCTGAATGGCACCATCGTAGAGGGCCGGAAGATTGAG GTGAACAATGCCACGGCCCGTGTCATGACCAACAAGAAGGTGGCCAACCCCTACACCAATG gcTGGAAGCTGAACCCAGTGGTGGGAGCAGTCTACGGCCCCGAATTCTACGCAG TAACGGGGTTCCCATACCCCACCACGGGAACGGCCGTGGCCTACCGAGGGGCGCACCTACGGGGTCGAGGACGTGCCGTCTACAACACCTtccgggccgcgccgccgccaccgcccaTCCCCACCTACGGCGC GGTCGTCTACCAGGATGGGTTCTACGGAGCTGAGATCTAC gggGGCTACGCTGCCTACAGGTACGCCCAgcccgcagcagcagcagccgcgtACAGCGACAG TTATGGCAGAGTGTACGCAGCAGCAGACCCCTACCACCACACCATCGGCCCTGCCGCCACGTACAGCATTGGCACCATG TGA
- the RBFOX3 gene encoding RNA binding protein fox-1 homolog 3 isoform X6 — MAQPYPPAQYPPPPQNGIPAEYAPPHPHPTQDYSGQSTVPEHAMTLYTPAQSHTEQPGTDASTQSIAGTQTVPQTDEAAQTDSQQLHSSDNTEKQQPKRLHVSNIPFRFRDPDLRQMFGQFGKILDVEIIFNERGSKGFGFVTFETSTDADRAREKLNGTIVEGRKIEVNNATARVMTNKKVANPYTNGWKLNPVVGAVYGPEFYAVTGFPYPTTGTAVAYRGAHLRGRGRAVYNTFRAAPPPPPIPTYGAVVYQDGFYGAEIYGGYAAYRYAQPAAAAAAYSDSYGRVYAAADPYHHTIGPAATYSIGTMASLYRGGYSRFTPY, encoded by the exons ATGGCTCAACCCTACCCCCCGGCCCAGTACCCCCCGCCCCCCCAGAACGGGATCCCCGCAGAGTACGCACCACCACACCCCCACCCCACGCAGGACTACTCGGGGCAGAGCACAGTACCGGAGCACGCCATGACCCTCTAcacaccagcacagagccacaCCGAGCAGCCAGGCACCGACGCCAGCACACAGTCCATAGCAGGGACACAGACGGTACCG CAGACAGACGAGGCGGCACAGACAGACAGCCAGCAGCTACACTCCTCAGACaacacagagaagcagcagcccaaGAGGTTACACGTCTCCAACATTCCCTTTCGATTCCGGGACCCTGACCTGCGGCAAATGTTTGGG CAATTCGGGAAAATTCTGGATGTGGAGATCATTTTCAATGAGCGGGGCTCCAAG GGTTTTGGGTTTGTAACTTTTGAAACTAGCACAGATGCCGACCGGGCACGGGAGAAGCTGAATGGCACCATCGTAGAGGGCCGGAAGATTGAG GTGAACAATGCCACGGCCCGTGTCATGACCAACAAGAAGGTGGCCAACCCCTACACCAATG gcTGGAAGCTGAACCCAGTGGTGGGAGCAGTCTACGGCCCCGAATTCTACGCAG TAACGGGGTTCCCATACCCCACCACGGGAACGGCCGTGGCCTACCGAGGGGCGCACCTACGGGGTCGAGGACGTGCCGTCTACAACACCTtccgggccgcgccgccgccaccgcccaTCCCCACCTACGGCGC GGTCGTCTACCAGGATGGGTTCTACGGAGCTGAGATCTAC gggGGCTACGCTGCCTACAGGTACGCCCAgcccgcagcagcagcagccgcgtACAGCGACAG TTATGGCAGAGTGTACGCAGCAGCAGACCCCTACCACCACACCATCGGCCCTGCCGCCACGTACAGCATTGGCACCATG GCTAGTCTATACCGAGGAGGGTACAGCCGCTTCACTCCCTACTAG
- the RBFOX3 gene encoding RNA binding protein fox-1 homolog 3 isoform X4: MLPHSLPCPPAFLYLQQGNQDATAPPDAMAQPYPPAQYPPPPQNGIPAEYAPPHPHPTQDYSGQSTVPEHAMTLYTPAQSHTEQPGTDASTQSIAGTQTVPQTDEAAQTDSQQLHSSDNTEKQQPKRLHVSNIPFRFRDPDLRQMFGQFGKILDVEIIFNERGSKGFGFVTFETSTDADRAREKLNGTIVEGRKIEVNNATARVMTNKKVANPYTNGWKLNPVVGAVYGPEFYAVTGFPYPTTGTAVAYRGAHLRGRGRAVYNTFRAAPPPPPIPTYGAVVYQDGFYGAEIYGGYAAYRYAQPAAAAAAYSDSYGRVYAAADPYHHTIGPAATYSIGTMASLYRGGYSRFTPY; the protein is encoded by the exons GGTAACCAGGACGCCACGGCTCCACCAGACGCGATGGCTCAACCCTACCCCCCGGCCCAGTACCCCCCGCCCCCCCAGAACGGGATCCCCGCAGAGTACGCACCACCACACCCCCACCCCACGCAGGACTACTCGGGGCAGAGCACAGTACCGGAGCACGCCATGACCCTCTAcacaccagcacagagccacaCCGAGCAGCCAGGCACCGACGCCAGCACACAGTCCATAGCAGGGACACAGACGGTACCG CAGACAGACGAGGCGGCACAGACAGACAGCCAGCAGCTACACTCCTCAGACaacacagagaagcagcagcccaaGAGGTTACACGTCTCCAACATTCCCTTTCGATTCCGGGACCCTGACCTGCGGCAAATGTTTGGG CAATTCGGGAAAATTCTGGATGTGGAGATCATTTTCAATGAGCGGGGCTCCAAG GGTTTTGGGTTTGTAACTTTTGAAACTAGCACAGATGCCGACCGGGCACGGGAGAAGCTGAATGGCACCATCGTAGAGGGCCGGAAGATTGAG GTGAACAATGCCACGGCCCGTGTCATGACCAACAAGAAGGTGGCCAACCCCTACACCAATG gcTGGAAGCTGAACCCAGTGGTGGGAGCAGTCTACGGCCCCGAATTCTACGCAG TAACGGGGTTCCCATACCCCACCACGGGAACGGCCGTGGCCTACCGAGGGGCGCACCTACGGGGTCGAGGACGTGCCGTCTACAACACCTtccgggccgcgccgccgccaccgcccaTCCCCACCTACGGCGC GGTCGTCTACCAGGATGGGTTCTACGGAGCTGAGATCTAC gggGGCTACGCTGCCTACAGGTACGCCCAgcccgcagcagcagcagccgcgtACAGCGACAG TTATGGCAGAGTGTACGCAGCAGCAGACCCCTACCACCACACCATCGGCCCTGCCGCCACGTACAGCATTGGCACCATG GCTAGTCTATACCGAGGAGGGTACAGCCGCTTCACTCCCTACTAG
- the RBFOX3 gene encoding RNA binding protein fox-1 homolog 3 isoform X1 — protein sequence MLCSMANSGCLLVSNSGMLPHSLPCPPAFLYLQQGNQDATAPPDAMAQPYPPAQYPPPPQNGIPAEYAPPHPHPTQDYSGQSTVPEHAMTLYTPAQSHTEQPGTDASTQSIAGTQTVPQTDEAAQTDSQQLHSSDNTEKQQPKRLHVSNIPFRFRDPDLRQMFGQFGKILDVEIIFNERGSKGFGFVTFETSTDADRAREKLNGTIVEGRKIEVNNATARVMTNKKVANPYTNGWKLNPVVGAVYGPEFYAVTGFPYPTTGTAVAYRGAHLRGRGRAVYNTFRAAPPPPPIPTYGAVVYQDGFYGAEIYGGYAAYRYAQPAAAAAAYSDSYGRVYAAADPYHHTIGPAATYSIGTMASLYRGGYSRFTPY from the exons GGTAACCAGGACGCCACGGCTCCACCAGACGCGATGGCTCAACCCTACCCCCCGGCCCAGTACCCCCCGCCCCCCCAGAACGGGATCCCCGCAGAGTACGCACCACCACACCCCCACCCCACGCAGGACTACTCGGGGCAGAGCACAGTACCGGAGCACGCCATGACCCTCTAcacaccagcacagagccacaCCGAGCAGCCAGGCACCGACGCCAGCACACAGTCCATAGCAGGGACACAGACGGTACCG CAGACAGACGAGGCGGCACAGACAGACAGCCAGCAGCTACACTCCTCAGACaacacagagaagcagcagcccaaGAGGTTACACGTCTCCAACATTCCCTTTCGATTCCGGGACCCTGACCTGCGGCAAATGTTTGGG CAATTCGGGAAAATTCTGGATGTGGAGATCATTTTCAATGAGCGGGGCTCCAAG GGTTTTGGGTTTGTAACTTTTGAAACTAGCACAGATGCCGACCGGGCACGGGAGAAGCTGAATGGCACCATCGTAGAGGGCCGGAAGATTGAG GTGAACAATGCCACGGCCCGTGTCATGACCAACAAGAAGGTGGCCAACCCCTACACCAATG gcTGGAAGCTGAACCCAGTGGTGGGAGCAGTCTACGGCCCCGAATTCTACGCAG TAACGGGGTTCCCATACCCCACCACGGGAACGGCCGTGGCCTACCGAGGGGCGCACCTACGGGGTCGAGGACGTGCCGTCTACAACACCTtccgggccgcgccgccgccaccgcccaTCCCCACCTACGGCGC GGTCGTCTACCAGGATGGGTTCTACGGAGCTGAGATCTAC gggGGCTACGCTGCCTACAGGTACGCCCAgcccgcagcagcagcagccgcgtACAGCGACAG TTATGGCAGAGTGTACGCAGCAGCAGACCCCTACCACCACACCATCGGCCCTGCCGCCACGTACAGCATTGGCACCATG GCTAGTCTATACCGAGGAGGGTACAGCCGCTTCACTCCCTACTAG
- the RBFOX3 gene encoding RNA binding protein fox-1 homolog 3 isoform X5 translates to MLCSMANSGCLLVSNSGMLPHSLPCPPAFLYLQQGNQDATAPPDAMAQPYPPAQYPPPPQNGIPAEYAPPHPHPTQDYSGQSTVPEHAMTLYTPAQSHTEQPGTDASTQSIAGTQTVPQTDEAAQTDSQQLHSSDNTEKQQPKRLHVSNIPFRFRDPDLRQMFGQFGKILDVEIIFNERGSKVNNATARVMTNKKVANPYTNGWKLNPVVGAVYGPEFYAVTGFPYPTTGTAVAYRGAHLRGRGRAVYNTFRAAPPPPPIPTYGAVVYQDGFYGAEIYGGYAAYRYAQPAAAAAAYSDSYGRVYAAADPYHHTIGPAATYSIGTMASLYRGGYSRFTPY, encoded by the exons GGTAACCAGGACGCCACGGCTCCACCAGACGCGATGGCTCAACCCTACCCCCCGGCCCAGTACCCCCCGCCCCCCCAGAACGGGATCCCCGCAGAGTACGCACCACCACACCCCCACCCCACGCAGGACTACTCGGGGCAGAGCACAGTACCGGAGCACGCCATGACCCTCTAcacaccagcacagagccacaCCGAGCAGCCAGGCACCGACGCCAGCACACAGTCCATAGCAGGGACACAGACGGTACCG CAGACAGACGAGGCGGCACAGACAGACAGCCAGCAGCTACACTCCTCAGACaacacagagaagcagcagcccaaGAGGTTACACGTCTCCAACATTCCCTTTCGATTCCGGGACCCTGACCTGCGGCAAATGTTTGGG CAATTCGGGAAAATTCTGGATGTGGAGATCATTTTCAATGAGCGGGGCTCCAAG GTGAACAATGCCACGGCCCGTGTCATGACCAACAAGAAGGTGGCCAACCCCTACACCAATG gcTGGAAGCTGAACCCAGTGGTGGGAGCAGTCTACGGCCCCGAATTCTACGCAG TAACGGGGTTCCCATACCCCACCACGGGAACGGCCGTGGCCTACCGAGGGGCGCACCTACGGGGTCGAGGACGTGCCGTCTACAACACCTtccgggccgcgccgccgccaccgcccaTCCCCACCTACGGCGC GGTCGTCTACCAGGATGGGTTCTACGGAGCTGAGATCTAC gggGGCTACGCTGCCTACAGGTACGCCCAgcccgcagcagcagcagccgcgtACAGCGACAG TTATGGCAGAGTGTACGCAGCAGCAGACCCCTACCACCACACCATCGGCCCTGCCGCCACGTACAGCATTGGCACCATG GCTAGTCTATACCGAGGAGGGTACAGCCGCTTCACTCCCTACTAG
- the RBFOX3 gene encoding RNA binding protein fox-1 homolog 3 isoform X2: protein MLCSMANSGCLLVSNSGMLPHSLPCPPAFLYLQQGNQDATAPPDAMAQPYPPAQYPPPPQNGIPAEYAPPHPHPTQDYSGQSTVPEHAMTLYTPAQSHTEQPGTDASTQSIAGTQTVPTDEAAQTDSQQLHSSDNTEKQQPKRLHVSNIPFRFRDPDLRQMFGQFGKILDVEIIFNERGSKGFGFVTFETSTDADRAREKLNGTIVEGRKIEVNNATARVMTNKKVANPYTNGWKLNPVVGAVYGPEFYAVTGFPYPTTGTAVAYRGAHLRGRGRAVYNTFRAAPPPPPIPTYGAVVYQDGFYGAEIYGGYAAYRYAQPAAAAAAYSDSYGRVYAAADPYHHTIGPAATYSIGTMASLYRGGYSRFTPY, encoded by the exons GGTAACCAGGACGCCACGGCTCCACCAGACGCGATGGCTCAACCCTACCCCCCGGCCCAGTACCCCCCGCCCCCCCAGAACGGGATCCCCGCAGAGTACGCACCACCACACCCCCACCCCACGCAGGACTACTCGGGGCAGAGCACAGTACCGGAGCACGCCATGACCCTCTAcacaccagcacagagccacaCCGAGCAGCCAGGCACCGACGCCAGCACACAGTCCATAGCAGGGACACAGACGGTACCG ACAGACGAGGCGGCACAGACAGACAGCCAGCAGCTACACTCCTCAGACaacacagagaagcagcagcccaaGAGGTTACACGTCTCCAACATTCCCTTTCGATTCCGGGACCCTGACCTGCGGCAAATGTTTGGG CAATTCGGGAAAATTCTGGATGTGGAGATCATTTTCAATGAGCGGGGCTCCAAG GGTTTTGGGTTTGTAACTTTTGAAACTAGCACAGATGCCGACCGGGCACGGGAGAAGCTGAATGGCACCATCGTAGAGGGCCGGAAGATTGAG GTGAACAATGCCACGGCCCGTGTCATGACCAACAAGAAGGTGGCCAACCCCTACACCAATG gcTGGAAGCTGAACCCAGTGGTGGGAGCAGTCTACGGCCCCGAATTCTACGCAG TAACGGGGTTCCCATACCCCACCACGGGAACGGCCGTGGCCTACCGAGGGGCGCACCTACGGGGTCGAGGACGTGCCGTCTACAACACCTtccgggccgcgccgccgccaccgcccaTCCCCACCTACGGCGC GGTCGTCTACCAGGATGGGTTCTACGGAGCTGAGATCTAC gggGGCTACGCTGCCTACAGGTACGCCCAgcccgcagcagcagcagccgcgtACAGCGACAG TTATGGCAGAGTGTACGCAGCAGCAGACCCCTACCACCACACCATCGGCCCTGCCGCCACGTACAGCATTGGCACCATG GCTAGTCTATACCGAGGAGGGTACAGCCGCTTCACTCCCTACTAG